The Halodesulfovibrio sp. genome contains a region encoding:
- a CDS encoding PqqD family protein codes for MSLQKAMACVPVRNLLVEETNRTAKNITLSFPLRMRPWFSKFTSAFGHEPPVQKKRLELDELGTFCWSLINDKRSVQGIATELSKTYQLHPEEARVAVSQFIRQLGKRGIIGLKDGDS; via the coding sequence TTGTCGCTTCAAAAGGCAATGGCTTGTGTGCCTGTCCGAAATTTACTGGTTGAAGAAACCAACCGTACTGCAAAAAACATAACCCTGTCCTTCCCTCTCCGAATGCGTCCTTGGTTCAGCAAATTCACATCAGCATTCGGGCATGAACCTCCTGTACAAAAAAAACGCCTCGAGCTTGATGAGCTTGGGACATTCTGCTGGTCGTTAATCAATGACAAGCGTTCCGTACAAGGTATTGCAACAGAGCTTTCAAAAACCTATCAACTGCATCCGGAAGAAGCCCGTGTTGCGGTCAGCCAGTTCATTCGTCAATTGGGCAAGCGAGGAATCATAGGTTTGAAAGATGGAGACAGCTAA
- a CDS encoding cobyric acid synthase: MNNTVTTSTTPSLMLQGTSSNAGKSVLTAALCRILLQDGLSVAPFKAQNMALNSFVTPNGEEIGRAQAVQAAACRLEPDVRMNPVLLKPSSDTGSQVIVLGKPVANMRVREYVTYKSTAFAHVQTAYDSLAAEHDVMVLEGAGSPAEINLKAHDIVNMRMAQYAKAKVLLVGDIDRGGVFASLVGTMELLDAWEKDLVAGFVLNRFRGDVTLLDPALEFTTDRTEKPFFGVVPYLMQLGLPEEDSVTFKESIGRQLPLRDDALDIVLVDLPHIANFTDVDAFGIEPDVALRVVNSAAQLGTPDCIILPGSKNTPGDLQWLHESGLAKEILAFAEAGGVVTGICGGFQMLGETVSDPSSIEYVSQVAAKDIQSSATQQGLGLLALRTVMGEEKVLTRVTGTHVPTGQAVTGYEIHHGVTELIDSGSEMHQAIVREDGSIIGHGTAASSAFHTIWGTYLHGVFDDDAFRRAFINDLRTRKGLLPLDGVQASFSIDPALDRLADTVRDALAMDKVYEVLGL, encoded by the coding sequence ATGAACAACACTGTCACCACTTCCACCACGCCATCTCTTATGTTGCAGGGAACCAGTTCAAATGCTGGAAAAAGCGTTCTCACTGCGGCTCTTTGTCGAATTCTTTTGCAGGACGGATTATCTGTTGCCCCTTTTAAAGCGCAGAATATGGCGCTTAACTCTTTTGTAACCCCGAATGGTGAAGAGATAGGGCGTGCACAGGCTGTACAGGCTGCTGCATGCCGACTTGAACCGGATGTTCGCATGAATCCGGTATTGTTGAAACCATCATCCGATACTGGTTCACAGGTAATCGTGTTGGGTAAGCCTGTGGCAAATATGCGTGTGCGGGAATATGTTACGTACAAATCAACAGCGTTTGCTCATGTGCAGACTGCCTATGATTCCTTAGCCGCAGAGCATGATGTAATGGTGCTGGAAGGAGCGGGAAGCCCTGCTGAAATCAATTTGAAAGCGCACGATATCGTGAATATGCGAATGGCACAGTATGCTAAAGCAAAGGTACTGCTTGTAGGTGATATTGACCGCGGCGGAGTGTTTGCGTCACTTGTTGGGACTATGGAGTTACTGGATGCATGGGAAAAGGATTTGGTCGCAGGGTTTGTGCTCAATCGTTTTCGTGGTGACGTGACGTTGCTTGACCCTGCTCTTGAGTTTACTACAGACAGGACTGAAAAGCCGTTTTTTGGTGTTGTTCCATATCTTATGCAGCTTGGGCTGCCTGAAGAAGATTCTGTGACATTTAAAGAATCTATCGGCAGGCAGTTGCCTCTGCGGGATGATGCTCTTGATATCGTTTTGGTGGATTTACCACACATCGCTAATTTTACTGATGTAGATGCTTTCGGTATTGAGCCGGATGTAGCGTTGCGTGTTGTTAATTCCGCAGCGCAACTTGGTACGCCGGATTGCATTATCCTGCCCGGTTCGAAAAATACACCAGGCGATTTGCAATGGCTGCATGAGAGCGGTCTGGCAAAAGAGATACTCGCGTTTGCAGAAGCTGGCGGTGTTGTTACTGGTATTTGCGGTGGGTTCCAGATGCTTGGTGAAACAGTTTCTGACCCTTCTTCAATTGAGTATGTTTCGCAGGTGGCGGCAAAAGATATTCAATCTTCAGCGACACAGCAAGGGCTTGGTTTACTAGCACTTCGAACTGTTATGGGTGAAGAAAAAGTGCTTACCAGAGTTACTGGCACGCATGTTCCGACAGGTCAGGCTGTAACAGGATATGAAATCCACCATGGTGTTACAGAGCTGATTGATTCTGGCTCTGAAATGCACCAAGCTATTGTGCGTGAAGATGGCAGCATTATCGGGCACGGGACAGCTGCTTCAAGTGCATTCCATACTATATGGGGAACATATCTTCATGGTGTTTTTGATGATGATGCGTTCCGAAGAGCATTTATTAATGACCTCCGAACTCGAAAAGGGTTGCTACCATTAGACGGTGTTCAGGCTTCTTTTTCTATCGACCCTGCGCTGGATCGACTGGCAGATACGGTGCGTGATGCTCTTGCTATGGATAAAGTATACGAGGTGCTTGGATTATAA